The Thermococcus sp. MV5 genome includes a window with the following:
- the radA gene encoding DNA repair and recombination protein RadA: MARKKKVENEIKELEEFEELDGLEELSIEKPSQKSNKKQIKTLEDLPGVGPATAEKLREAGYDSLEAIAVASPLELKELAGISEGAALKIIQAARDAANIGTFMRADEYFQKRAIVGKITTGSKSLDKLLGGGIETQAVSEVFGEFGSGKCFAKDTLVYYENDTVLHLESIEEMYNKYASKAGEIPFDSGYAVPVDTVNVYTFDLEKGKVMKTKATYIYKEKVQNLVQLRLSNGNVLRVTLPHPVLVFRDGFKWVKAGDIKPNDIVIGVRKLPGASSEFDEMDAYFLGLFIAEDAPNPLSITTESEELKDFLVEYIRSRDKYNPTVELRGGLYRILIRESTARRILGELSGKNSGTKEVPESILNSDEKAMAAFLAGYVDGDGYVVNNIVELSTKSKKLANGLVFILKRLGITPTISQKVVKGETYYRIYVTGEDRKLFEKVLEKARIKNKRLNVGGVGQYPSNLAKYLGKLYLKFRLPKKDGETAYHILTRSKEVWFTEKTLNRIEEYFREALVKLEYVEKEIETVRKPKLPFSWTVLRKYGFTDSQIKNYRYRGIPKDPHLRRQVVLALKSEIRYLKEIANHAINLITLARGLSFYNVESVDVIDYNDYVYDLVVPETHNFIAPNGLVLHNTQLAHTLAVIVQKPVEEGGLNGSVVWIDTENTFRPERIRQIAENRGMDPDEVLKNIYVARAFNSNHQMLLVEKAEEIIKEKLPSDKPVKLLVVDSLTGHFRSEYVGRGTLAERQQKLAKHLADLHRLANLYDIAVFVTNQVQARPDAFFGDPTRPIGGHILAHSATIRVYLRKGKAGKRVARLIDSPHLPEGEAAFRITERGIED; this comes from the coding sequence ATGGCGAGAAAGAAAAAGGTTGAGAATGAAATTAAGGAACTCGAAGAGTTTGAAGAACTTGATGGACTTGAAGAATTGTCTATTGAGAAACCTTCTCAAAAATCTAATAAGAAACAAATAAAAACTCTTGAAGATCTTCCTGGAGTTGGGCCTGCCACTGCTGAAAAGCTTAGAGAAGCGGGCTATGATAGTTTGGAGGCAATAGCAGTAGCTTCACCACTGGAACTGAAGGAACTTGCAGGTATTAGTGAAGGTGCAGCTTTAAAAATAATTCAGGCTGCAAGGGATGCGGCCAACATTGGAACATTCATGCGTGCTGATGAATATTTCCAAAAAAGGGCAATTGTTGGAAAGATAACAACCGGAAGCAAGTCTTTAGATAAGCTTTTGGGTGGAGGGATTGAAACACAGGCCGTTTCCGAGGTATTTGGTGAATTTGGAAGTGGCAAATGTTTTGCAAAAGATACGTTAGTGTATTACGAAAACGACACTGTTCTCCATTTGGAAAGTATAGAAGAAATGTATAATAAATATGCAAGTAAGGCTGGAGAAATCCCATTCGATTCTGGTTATGCAGTCCCTGTAGATACAGTGAATGTTTATACGTTTGATCTTGAGAAAGGGAAAGTTATGAAGACAAAGGCTACTTACATATATAAAGAAAAAGTTCAAAATCTTGTCCAATTACGACTCTCCAATGGAAATGTGTTGAGAGTAACTCTTCCACACCCAGTTCTCGTTTTCAGGGATGGTTTTAAATGGGTAAAAGCCGGGGATATTAAACCTAATGATATTGTCATCGGAGTTCGTAAACTTCCCGGAGCATCATCCGAGTTTGATGAGATGGATGCGTACTTTCTAGGTCTCTTTATAGCAGAAGATGCCCCCAATCCCCTTTCAATCACAACTGAATCAGAAGAATTAAAAGATTTCCTTGTGGAGTACATCAGATCTAGGGATAAATACAACCCAACTGTGGAGCTTAGGGGAGGACTTTATAGAATTCTTATTAGAGAGAGTACAGCAAGGAGAATTCTTGGAGAATTAAGTGGCAAAAACTCTGGCACAAAAGAAGTTCCAGAAAGTATTTTAAACAGTGATGAAAAAGCAATGGCCGCATTTTTAGCAGGTTATGTTGATGGAGATGGATACGTTGTAAATAATATTGTTGAACTTTCAACAAAAAGCAAAAAATTGGCCAACGGGTTAGTATTCATACTGAAGAGACTTGGAATAACCCCCACAATTTCACAAAAAGTGGTAAAGGGAGAAACTTATTATCGGATTTATGTAACTGGTGAAGATAGGAAATTGTTTGAAAAAGTTCTCGAGAAGGCCAGGATCAAAAATAAAAGGCTTAACGTTGGTGGCGTTGGACAATATCCTTCAAACTTGGCCAAATACTTAGGGAAACTCTATTTAAAATTTAGATTGCCAAAAAAAGATGGAGAAACTGCTTATCATATACTAACTCGTTCAAAAGAGGTTTGGTTCACTGAGAAGACCCTAAATAGGATTGAAGAATACTTTAGAGAGGCCTTGGTAAAACTTGAATATGTGGAAAAAGAGATTGAGACCGTTAGAAAACCAAAACTGCCATTCTCATGGACAGTACTCCGTAAATATGGGTTTACAGATAGTCAAATTAAAAACTATCGTTATAGGGGAATCCCAAAAGACCCTCATTTAAGGAGGCAAGTTGTTTTGGCCCTGAAGTCTGAGATTAGATATTTAAAGGAAATCGCAAACCATGCAATTAATCTCATAACTCTTGCTAGAGGTTTGTCCTTCTACAATGTCGAAAGTGTGGACGTTATTGACTACAACGACTATGTATACGACCTTGTTGTTCCAGAGACACACAATTTCATAGCTCCTAATGGGTTAGTACTCCACAATACCCAACTGGCTCATACACTCGCTGTAATTGTGCAAAAACCTGTTGAAGAAGGTGGTTTAAACGGAAGTGTTGTTTGGATTGATACGGAGAACACATTTAGGCCTGAAAGAATAAGGCAGATTGCTGAGAATAGAGGGATGGATCCAGACGAAGTTCTAAAGAATATTTATGTTGCTAGAGCATTCAATTCCAACCACCAAATGCTTCTTGTGGAAAAGGCGGAGGAGATTATAAAAGAAAAATTACCCTCCGATAAACCCGTTAAGCTTCTTGTTGTTGACTCTTTGACAGGTCATTTCAGATCAGAATACGTGGGAAGGGGAACTCTTGCTGAAAGGCAGCAAAAACTTGCCAAACATTTGGCAGATCTCCATCGCTTGGCCAATCTTTATGATATTGCAGTATTTGTTACAAACCAGGTGCAAGCAAGGCCAGATGCTTTCTTTGGAGATCCAACTAGGCCAATAGGCGGACATATTTTGGCCCACTCGGCCACTATTAGAGTATACTTAAGAAAAGGAAAAGCTGGAAAGAGAGTTGCTAGGCTAATAGATTCTCCGCATTTGCCTGAAGGTGAAGCTGCCTTTAGGATAACAGAGAGGGGTATTGAGGATTAA